A genomic window from Sphingobacterium spiritivorum includes:
- a CDS encoding transketolase, which yields MSADINKLEQIASQVRRDIVRMVHACQSGHPGGSLGCTDYFVALYFNAMKRNPSFNMDGIGEDLFFLSNGHISPVFYSTLARAGYFEVSELATFRKINSRLQGHPTTHEGLPGIRVASGSLGQGLSVAIGAAQAKKLNKDNNLVYVLMGDGELQEGQVWEAAMYAPHNKIDNLIATVDYNKAQIDGSTDQVLSLGDLRAKWEAFGWDVLEIAKGNDMTAVVAGLEEAKSRTGKGKPVVILMHTEMGNGVDFMMGSHKWHGVAPNDDQLTSALGQLQQTLGDY from the coding sequence ATGAGTGCAGATATAAACAAACTAGAACAAATCGCATCGCAAGTAAGACGTGACATCGTACGTATGGTACATGCCTGTCAGTCAGGACACCCTGGAGGATCATTAGGTTGTACCGATTATTTTGTGGCGCTTTATTTCAACGCTATGAAACGCAATCCGTCATTCAACATGGACGGAATCGGAGAAGATCTTTTCTTCTTGTCAAATGGCCACATTTCTCCTGTTTTCTACAGTACACTGGCAAGAGCGGGTTATTTTGAAGTAAGCGAGTTAGCTACTTTCAGAAAAATCAATTCGCGTCTGCAGGGACACCCGACTACACACGAAGGTCTTCCGGGAATCCGTGTAGCTTCAGGATCTCTGGGTCAGGGATTATCAGTAGCGATCGGTGCTGCACAAGCAAAAAAACTAAACAAAGACAATAATCTGGTGTACGTCCTGATGGGTGACGGTGAGCTTCAGGAAGGACAAGTGTGGGAAGCAGCGATGTATGCACCTCATAACAAAATAGACAATCTGATCGCAACTGTTGACTACAACAAAGCGCAGATTGACGGTTCTACAGATCAGGTATTATCACTGGGAGATCTTCGCGCCAAATGGGAAGCTTTCGGATGGGATGTACTTGAAATTGCAAAAGGTAATGACATGACTGCTGTCGTGGCAGGTCTTGAAGAAGCAAAATCACGTACCGGAAAAGGAAAACCGGTGGTGATCCTGATGCATACCGAAATGGGTAATGGTGTTGACTTTATGATGGGATCTCACAAATGGCATGGTGTAGCACCGAATGATGACCAATTAACATCTGCATTAGGTCAGTTACAACAAACTTTAGGAGATTATTAA
- a CDS encoding RNA polymerase sigma factor yields MEDALIISKFADEATREEAFGLLLKKYQQKIYWHVRRMVIDHDDADDVVQDIFIKVWRNLGNFREDSQLYTWLYRIATNECITFLNKKKQKQNVSLDDDTSAYLADSLSDGSYFNGDKAQLKLQQALLTLPEKQKLVFNMKYFDDMKYEEISDVLGTSVGALKASYHLAVKKIEHFFHTHD; encoded by the coding sequence ATGGAAGATGCTTTAATAATTTCGAAATTTGCGGACGAAGCCACGCGCGAGGAAGCATTCGGATTATTGTTGAAGAAATATCAGCAAAAAATTTATTGGCATGTGAGAAGGATGGTAATCGATCATGACGATGCCGATGATGTGGTACAGGATATCTTTATTAAGGTATGGCGCAATCTGGGTAACTTCCGCGAGGACTCCCAATTGTACACCTGGCTATATCGTATCGCTACGAATGAATGTATTACCTTTCTGAATAAGAAAAAACAGAAGCAGAATGTGTCGTTAGATGACGACACCTCTGCCTATCTGGCCGACTCCCTGTCGGATGGCAGCTATTTTAACGGAGACAAAGCTCAGTTGAAATTGCAGCAGGCACTGTTGACACTACCGGAAAAGCAAAAACTGGTATTCAACATGAAATACTTCGATGATATGAAGTATGAAGAGATATCAGATGTATTGGGAACCAGTGTAGGGGCATTAAAAGCCTCTTATCATCTGGCTGTAAAAAAAATTGAGCACTTTTTTCACACGCACGATTAA
- a CDS encoding transketolase family protein — MKKYTYTESKDTRSGFGAGLLEAGKQDENVVALCADLIGSLKMNDFIKEFPERFFQIGIAEANMMGIAAGLTIGGKVPFTGTFANFSTGRVYDQIRQSIAYSDKNVKIAASHAGLTLGEDGATHQILEDIGLMKMLPGMTVINPCDFNQTKAATIAVAKHHGPVYLRFGRPVVPNFTPADQEFVIGKAILLNEGTDVTIIATGHLVWEAIQAGEKLAELGISAEVINIHTIKPLDEEAVLKSVGKTKCVVTAEEHNRLGGLGDSVAQVLAQHLPTPQEYVAVNDSFGESGTPAQLMEKYGLNAEAIVAAAQKVIKRK, encoded by the coding sequence ATGAAAAAATATACATACACAGAATCAAAAGATACACGTTCGGGTTTCGGAGCCGGATTACTGGAAGCTGGTAAGCAGGACGAAAATGTCGTGGCCTTATGTGCTGACTTGATCGGTTCATTGAAAATGAACGATTTCATAAAAGAATTTCCGGAGCGTTTTTTCCAGATTGGTATTGCTGAAGCAAACATGATGGGTATCGCAGCGGGTCTGACAATAGGCGGTAAAGTTCCCTTCACAGGTACATTTGCCAATTTCTCTACAGGTCGTGTTTATGACCAGATACGTCAGTCTATCGCCTATTCGGACAAAAATGTAAAGATTGCTGCTTCACATGCGGGTCTTACATTGGGAGAAGACGGTGCTACGCACCAGATCCTGGAAGATATCGGCCTGATGAAAATGTTACCAGGAATGACCGTGATCAACCCTTGTGATTTTAACCAGACCAAAGCAGCTACTATTGCTGTTGCCAAACATCATGGCCCTGTATACTTACGTTTCGGACGTCCTGTAGTACCTAACTTTACACCTGCGGATCAGGAATTTGTAATCGGTAAAGCTATCCTGTTGAATGAAGGTACTGATGTAACGATCATCGCTACAGGTCACCTGGTGTGGGAAGCTATTCAAGCGGGAGAAAAACTGGCAGAACTGGGTATCAGTGCAGAAGTCATCAATATCCACACGATTAAACCACTGGACGAAGAAGCTGTATTAAAATCTGTTGGTAAAACAAAATGTGTGGTAACTGCTGAAGAACACAACCGCCTTGGTGGTCTTGGCGACAGTGTTGCACAGGTTTTGGCGCAACATTTGCCTACTCCACAAGAGTATGTCGCTGTAAACGATAGTTTCGGCGAATCCGGAACTCCGGCTCAATTGATGGAGAAATACGGTTTGAATGCAGAAGCAATTGTTGCTGCAGCTCAGAAAGTAATCAAAAGAAAATAA